From a single Silene latifolia isolate original U9 population chromosome 6, ASM4854445v1, whole genome shotgun sequence genomic region:
- the LOC141658941 gene encoding putative purine permease 11, with protein MYATQEFTQQTKGSKEDDCQKTLTPHNIHFHMPKLVHYKWWLRVMSYIIFLLVGQTAATLLGRLYYDKGGNSTWIATFVQSAGFPILIPLLYFFPKPAIASGISPPLWKLAPLYFALGLMNTGFNLMYSYGLLYLSVSTYSLLCATQLGFNAVFSFFLNAQKFTAPLLNSLVLLTISACLLATNANNEESETNHSRKKYIIGFICTIAASASYSLYLSLVQLSFEKVIKDESFNTVVAMLIYPSIVATLASAAGLFISGEWSTLDDEMKVYETGKVSYIMTLMWTAITWQTSYVGLLGLIFEVSSLFSNVISTLVSPLVPVFAVIFFHDKMNGVKINSLLLAIWGFLSYIYQQYLDDAKANKTKISHPSETPTPNTKEIC; from the exons ATGTATGCTACTCAAGAATTTACACAACAAACCAAAG GTTCAAAGGAAGATGATTGCCAGAAAACTTTGACACCCCATAACATCCATTTCCACATGCCAAAGCTTGTACATTATAAATGGTGGCTCCGAGTCATGAGCTACATCATTTTCCTCCTCGTGGGCCAAACTGCGGCCACCCTACTTGGTAGACTCTACTATGACAAAGGTGGAAATAGTACATGGATAGCCACATTTGTGCAATCAGCTGGCTTTCCTATCCTCATTCCTTTGTTATATTTCTTCCCTAAACCGGCCATTGCATCGGGTATCTCCCCCCCTCTTTGGAAACTTGCCCCTCTCTATTTCGCGCTAGGCCTAATGAACACGGGTTTTAACTTGATGTACTCTTATGGACTTCTATACCTCTCTGTCTCTACATACTCCTTATTATGCGCGACTCAATTAGGCTTTAACGCCGTCTTCTCATTCTTCCTTAACGCACAAAAATTCACGGCTCCTTTGTTAAACTCACTTGTCCTCCTTACTATCTCGGCTTGTCTCTTAGCTACAAATGCCAATAATGAAGAAAGTGAGACTAATCACTCGAGGAAAAAGTACATAATCGGGTTTATCTGCACAATAGCTGCCTCGGCCTCATATTCTCTATACCTCTCTTTAGTCCAACTCTCTTTCGAGAAGGTGATCAAGGACGAAAGCTTCAATACCGTTGTGGCTATGCTAATTTACCCATCAATTGTGGCTACTTTAGCTAGTGCTGCAGGGCTTTTCATAAGTGGGGAGTGGAGTACTCTTGATGATGAAATGAAGGTTTATGAGACGGGGAAGGTGTCGTATATAATGACACTAATGTGGACTGCTATAACTTGGCAAACATCTTATGTAGGGTTGTTGGGCTTGATTTTCGAGGTTTCTTCCCTGTTTTCGAACGTGATTAGTACATTGGTGTCGCCATTGGTTCCGGTTTTTGCGGTTATTTTTTTCCATGACAAGATGAATGGAGTGAAGATCAACTCACTGTTGCTTGCTATTTGGGGATTTCTATCTTATATTTATCAACAATACTTGGATGATGCTAAGGCTAACAAGACTAAAATAAGCCATCCTAGTGAAACTCCTACTCCTAACACCAAAGAAATATGCTGA
- the LOC141658942 gene encoding putative purine permease 11 — protein MDTAQVQQRKGDEEGPSSNHVINHHQETFVPNHNNSFNLPKLIHYKWWSRVVTYIVFLLAGQTIATLLGRLYFDKGGNSKWMSTLVQSAGFPILIPIQLFFTKRSTFRQTSSSSSIGIAKLTLLFSVFGLFLTGDNLMYSYGLLYLPVSTYSLLCATQLAFNAVTSYFINAQKFTMLVLNSLVLLTISACLLAINADNEGSTSKESRGKYIIGFLCTIGASAVYSLLLSSTQFCFEKVFKNQTFSTVLSMQIYPSFVATCACVVGLFASGEWRSIHKEMEEYKMGRVSYVMTLIWIAITWQISSIGLLGLIFEVSSLFGNVISTLGLPLVPVFAVIFFHDKMSGVKVVSLVLAIWGFMSYIYQHYLDDRKTIRNKDEDEVPCNSVELC, from the exons ATGGATACCGCTCAAGTGCAACAAAGAAAAG GCGATGAGGAAGGACCAAGTTCAAACCATGTTATCAATCATCATCAGGAGACCTTTGTTCCTAACCACAACAATAGTTTCAACTTGCCAAAGCTCATACACTACAAATGGTGGTCTCGTGTCGTGACCTACATCGTCTTTCTCCTCGCTGGGCAGACCATCGCCACTCTATTAGGAAGGCTTTACTTCGACAAAGGCGGGAATAGTAAATGGATGTCTACATTAGTCCAATCAGCCGGCTTCCCTATCCTCATTCCGATCCAGTTGTTCTTTACTAAAAGGAGTACTTTTCGGCAAACTAGTAGTAGTTCGTCAATTGGCATTGCCAAGCTCACTTTACTCTTCTCTGTCTTTGGCCTTTTCTTAACAGGGGATAACTTGATGTACTCTTATGGACTCCTTTACCTCCCCGTCTCTACTTACTCTTTACTATGCGCGACTCAATTAGCCTTCAATGCCGTCACCTCATACTTCATAAACGCGCAAAAATTCACCATGTTGGTTCTAAATTCCCTTGTCCTGCTCACTATTTCAGCATGTCTTTTAGCCATCAATGCTGATAATGAAGGCTCAACAAGCAAGGAGTCGAGAGGGAAGTACATTATCGGGTTTTTATGCACAATTGGTGCCTCAGCCGTGTACTCTTTGTTACTCTCCTCAACCCAATTTTGTTTTGAGAAGGTGTTCAAAAACCAGACATTCAGTACCGTGTTAAGCATGCAAATTTACCCGAGTTTTGTGGCTACTTGTGCTTGTGTAGTAGGACTATTTGCTAGTGGGGAATGGAGATCGATACACAAGGAAATGGAGGAGTACAAGATGGGGAGAGTGTCCTATGTTATGACACTAATCTGGATCGCGATAACTTGGCAAATATCTTCAATAGGATTGTTAGGACTAATTTTCGAGGTATCTTCATTGTTCGGGAATGTGATCAGTACATTGGGCTTGCCTTTGGTTCCAGTGTTTGCCGTGATATTCTTCCATGACAAGATGAGTGGAGTGAAGGTGGTGTCTTTAGTCCTAGCCATATGGGGTTTCATGTCTTACATTTACCAACATTACTTGGATGATAGGAAAACAATTCGGAATAAAGATGAAGATGAAGTTCCTTGTAACTCGGTAGAATTATGTTaa